GAGTTTACTCACAGTTAAATTATAGTGTATTGAGGCAGAAAGTATCAGATAGGTGACCCCTTTGCACTTTGTCATGTTTTAATCTTCTCTATAGTTTTGTGTGACTAACCATGGATCCAACTTGCAGTGCTTCGGCTGCTCAAGCTGGTTTAACTGGTGTTACTAGTGGTCCAGGTGTGTTTCCCCGGTGCCCGTGCAGCTGTTTTGGATAATCTGAACCGGCAGCGGGAAGAGGGCAGGCTGTGTGACCTCTCCATCCAGGTGCAAGNNNNNNNNNNNNNNNNNNNNNNNNGTGTGCTCGCTGCATCCTCACCTTACTTTCATGACCAGGTAAGTCAGGGTACACCAGTGTGCAACATATTGTCTGtacagattcatttatttataataaattattgtttttactcACCCCATATTTCTGTTCAGATGCCCAAAACACATAAGTTCGGGCCTAAGTTGAGGCCTTGGCAACGGCCCAGGTTCAATTCCGACCCATGGACCTTTGCTGCATATTgtacctcctctctctcccctttcctgtcttcaagctATCCTGTTGATTAAAGGCCGTAAAAAGCCTCcaaaatctttaaaacaaaaaacccatATAAGGCCAAAAGTACACTATGTCTTTGTTCCTCTCTCTTGACAGGTGTTACTGACGAATGTTTCAACTGTTCGCCATCATTAGACCAAACCTTCTGTAACTAAAACATCTTGAAAACTAATGACCTGACTGTCACGACCTTTACTGTGCATATTCACTaacaagaagaaaaggaagctTAGATTGTGacacatctgtttttgtttttttaaaggttggGATGTGGAGAAGGGCAGTGCAGATGGCCTGCAGCCCGACACGCTCATCTCTCTCACTGCTCCCAAGAAGTCTGCCTCCTTGTTCCGAGGACGATACCACTTCCTGGGAGGCCGGTTTGATTATTTTAGCATGAAGATTGGAGACAGAGAAAACGGCTtgtctggctctgtccaaagttgTAAGATATTCATACTAGCACTTCAAAAGCTCACAATTTAAAACTTACcttgtttttttcatccatacacaaacagaaatgtaaaaattacAAGATGTAGTTGTAAAGGGAATGAAAGCGTTCATCAATGTCTCTGTGGAACCATTTCCACGTCTCCACTCCAGCTCTGTACCTAAACCATTGACAGTGTATCAATCTTCACATCTAATCTttagaaataaatcaagtttccATACTGCAATACTTCCATAATATTTATACTATATAACGctactatttattttaaatcttgTAATTTGATTGGTTGTCATTAAATCCAATAAGATGATATAATAGAGCTTGAAGAGAGTTTTTTCATGTGAAAGCACAAAGCTTTAACGTGGTGGCTGCTTCAGctacatacaaataaaacaatggaAGTCGTCTACGTTGTTATTTCTGTAACAACGGCCATCCATTTCAACGCTGAAATATTTGTTAGGCAAATCAGAAGATTTCTCCAACATCACTtgtacatttaaagtttttattagtACATCTTAAGACTTAAACACTTGAATGTACAATAGGAACTGGAAAGACAGTCTAGCCAGGTACGTTACATTCTACTTAAAAAAATTGTGTGTCacattatacagtacatcaggTGATGATGAGTCGGTAAAAagctttcttttaaaatgaGCCTCATCAGAGTCCATCAGACATCCATAGTACCACTTGCATGTTATATCAATCAAGTAACcagactttatttatatagcacttttcatacATAAAAATGTGGCACATTGAGAGGGTTAATAAGATAAAAGCAAATTAGATAAATAACTAGGACTAGACCATAAAGTGCTTtataaacaaatgaaaggacCTTTAAATCAATTCTGAAACGTGGATAACCAGTGCAGAGACTTTTAAAAGTGTAATGTGTGCTCTCTTTCTGGTCTTCGTTGATACCCATGCAGCTGACTTTAGTAAAAATTGtgggaaattattttttttggaagACCAGAAAGTAAGGCATTACAATAGTCTATCCTACAGGTAATGAAAGCATGCATCAATGCCTCTGTGTAAATGAATATGTGACTACATATATACGTAAAGATACAAATACTTTACGTGAAAAATATGACAATGTCTCTCTTTAATGCATAATGGTTTGCCAAATAAGTGTGGAAGCAGAACATGCTTTTTCGTCACAGAATACTATATACAGTGCTGGTACCATGCTCTCTTTGTATGTAATATCCATGTGTGATATTTTTTCAGGAAAAAGGTCAAATGGAGGCTTGATCTGAAAAGTTTTACCCAGTGAAGGATTTGCCTTCTGGAATTTGGGCAGATGCCAGAAGGGCCGCCCTCTATTAGGGCAGTTGGAACGGATTGCGAAAGTCGGATATAATTTGTATAGTAAAACAAATCAATACAGAAATTACTattcaaataaatatatgttaCAGAGGTAACTTAACTTTTATTAAGTACTGTGCTTTAACGTCGAGCCTTTGTATTTGTGCTGAATGGGCCTTTAGTGGAGCGCATCATGTCGCATTGTTATCGGCATCTGTCACAGACTGTAGCGATAGTGCGTGTCGTTTGAGTGTGTATTCTGAATTTCTGCATTCTACTcagtttttatgttgttttttttaactttatctgTCAACGTTTGAGTAGGGTTGGTGTGATTTGAAATAGGGCCGATGTGTTGCAAACGCCAGGGCCATTTTTTGATCCTAGTCCGTCACTGGTTTTACCCCCAAGTTATCTAAATTCAGGTTAGAGGGTGGAAGGATGTTTTTAATCCAGGGAAGAAGCCTGCAGATAAAGACAACATGTATTAATGGATTCAAAACCACTGTGTTTATAGAAAATTTAGTTAATTAATAAACACTAGAACATCTAAAAGAAAAACGTCATTGTTTAGTTAAACTTAACTAAAACTAATGCAACCAAACAACAAATCTTTAATAAATCTCTTCTTCATGAAGAttataatgttcagtttgtGTTTGAACTGATTTAGACAGGTGTCGATTCAACTTTATGATCATTTTTGAGGATGTAGGCAGTTTGTGGTGGTGTTGGCTTGTATTTTGTTGTACAGAGATATTTCTAATAGGTACATTTAGAAATTAAATTTCAACTAAAAGCTAAACATGAAAACCATCATGACTGTACAATATATTGCAGGGCAGTtgtatttcacatttgttttagcGAGGTATCTTAAGGCTGGGCATTCCTTGTTGATACTAGCTCAGATACCAGAGTCCCTAGACTCTGGTATCTGAGCTGGTATATCTAAGGCATGACACTTTATTTTCCATATCTTTCAGAAATATTCCAGAAAACACTTTCTTTATTGAATAAAAGAAGCCATtctcaaatgttaaatgttgtctTAACACAAAAAGCTGCATGATAACTTTGcctaaaaatatttataatttttgtaTGGAACTTCTAATCTAGTTAGTCTCAGAAAATATGTTATCTTTTACAGGAGCCACCTGGTCAAAATGGGAGGATAGTAGTTAGAggaatactttgacattttggaaaaatgaCATTAACTACAGTAACTCTCGGCAAATAtacttatttttgaaaactgtaaaactgatcAATAACTAGACTCAGATGAATCTGAGGAGTATTCAATGCCAGCTTTAGACCTTGACCATTTTAATAACCAGTGATACTACATGGACACAGCTTGAGGGACCAACAAACGTATACCCAGCCCTGGATAGAATTCAGTGTACCTGGGAATGATGCTGACATGGCACTTTCACCTGGGATCACAAAACCCCTCTGGGCTATTCTCCAACCTGCACCCCTGCGCAGTTTACTTTCTGAGGCTATTGCTAAATATTCAGCATTTCTAGGaggaaaagagaacaaaaaaaagtgaaaccatgtcaaaatgtttaactttaagCAAAATGggtgaaaaatacaaaaacaaaacatcacagcTATGGTTGTAGGACAGGTTTTTGACTTACAGGAGGGAGGTTTTGGTTTTTACTAGGGAGGAGGATGACAGGATGGGACGGACAAGACGAAAACATGACAAGTAGACGGAGGGAGCATGGGACAAAGAGAcacaagtgaaaacacacaaatacaatggAAACATTGATAATCTTAAACATAAATAGGTTAGAAGACAAGCTAAGTGGAGCAGAGGAATAAGAACCAAGACAGGATGTAACAAAGTAAAAGTTGAAATTATAGGACAGTGTGACAGCAGTCTTACTccagttgtgtgttgttttaagcTTTATTAGAGCCAGAGCAATATAGTATATCAGTATTGGTGTACATGCTGGCCAATATAAGTAACAAAAAATTGCAGGATGGAAATGGCAAAAATATGTTTGAGGTAATTTAGAAACGGTTCTTCCATTAAATTGTCTTAACTGACCCACTCAGTACATATCTTAGCCACAATTCTTCATTAACCAAATTCAAGGAATGATCAAAGAGAATGCTTATGTTATGTATTAAAGATATATCGttactggattttttttaaatcaaatctcTTTGCAGGTATTTGCCTTAAAAACCCAGCACTTTGTTTGGGCTCTACAACAGACATACTTGTATATGTTGTTTATGTTactagggaaaaaaaaaaacctgtatcaCCATAGTGTCTGCTTAAAATTCAAGAACTGAGAGGCGCAGCAGTTTACAGAGTTAAAGGTTTTTACATAGTGtgagcatacagtatgtgcatatTGGTCATGTATTAAAAAATACTTACGCTGCTTCTCTCAGTGCTTCTTCCCCAGCTGCTGATATTTTCTTGTAGCAGTATATCATCTCTATGAGGAGCCAGNNNNNNNNNNCAATGATGGACACGTACATCATGACCTCGGACGCGATGGAAGCCGTTCCTCTGGTCGCTGCACACACGTAAGCCAAGAAATCAGACACCAAAGAGGCAACCGGACAATGCAAAAATTCAGGGTAAATCCAATCTACAAATGAAAGGATTTCTTTCAGCAAGAGTGAGACTGAAGAGAGTACGCAGCTGACACCTTTAAACTTTAACGCAGAATGCCCTTATTTAAATGGGATTAAGACAGATTAAAATTTGTTTGCTCTTACCACCTCAGGACAAACCTTTTAAATAGCATTTTGCTCTGCCAAAATATTCTggtatatttaataatattaatattaaatttGGCCAtccattaaatgttttttttttttacagatttttgtATGTAAAGTCACTTCTTTAACTTTTACAAGGAATTTTCTGAAATTCTGCTCATTGTGATTCAGTCGGTGCTAATGTCAAAACATAGTTGTAGAGCACTGCAGTTAGTTTCATCGTACCTTTAGCCACCACAGTAAGATGGACCACTTTGCTGATAACGGTGCTGTACTCATAGTTGGCGTAGAAGAGGATGCGGTTGAAAAAGCAGCGGTAGGTGCCCGTGTCGTTGAAGGTGACGTTGAGCAGGTATACTGGAGGTCGGCTCTTTACTTACGTTCTTCCAATCCAAACGGTCCATAAAGTTGTTGGGGCCTTCCTCGTTGTAGGTGTAGATCTGGTGAGACATCAAGGTTAATCAGAATTCAGATGTGACAGAAAACTTGTATATTTGCACATCCATCACAAAAATCTAGATGATTCTCAAACGTGTTGCTATTTTGTTGGAAAGGGtctacttttttaaactccctCCAATAATAAGAACTGGccagtgcaaccccccccccaatcctaataataatttactttatgcagaaaaggcacaaattgttgcTGAAAAATTCACCAGCATGctgaaaatgaagtgtttgatatGCTCAAAATTTCTATTTTGTTACACCCTTGGCCTGTACGCTTCACACTATGCTGTGTCAATTATATTATGTGCTGGCATCAGACTAAGACATTATTTAGCAACGATTTGCACTCACGTGGACGAAGTCTGCTTCTCCTTTCGCCCTGAAGTACCAGTCGACGGTGGCAGTAGCCTCCACCTCACTCCTCCTCTTGCAGGAGATGCAGCCCAGTTTGAAGCCCATGCCCGCCACTGCCTCTGTGTCTGAGTCCACCTCTGCACACGCTCCCCGACACTCGGACATTGCTACAAAACGAGACAAGCACTATAGGTTAACATGATGTGGCAAAAAATTATGAAGGCTACAGAAAATCAGGTCAACTCACCAAATATGCAGCACAGAAGAAAAAGGATCCGTAGGCTTAATACTTCCATGTCCACGAATGTTAGAATAAATGGTTTTATATGAGGAGGTGCCTCAAAACGTTGGTTACTAACTAACAGCAACACCCTCGTATACGAGCTCCAACTAACTGTTGATGGAACTTTAAATGATGCACATTAAACGAACCTCCAAGTTTGTAATATTTGCAAaggttttcttttatatttgttttttaatgagaCAGGCTAAtgctatttatttatgtttttgactGTTGCAGTACTTTGCTTTATTGTTAATTTCCTTTCAAtatgtttgtatgcacaaaactCACAAATTCTGTGTGAGTGAAAACTTACTTGGCAACAAATCTTATTCTGATATCAGATATACACTGTTTTCAGTAGACAGTATTTTCAACTGATGCAATCCAGTGGTGGGTTTTCTGCTTAATTATCAAGCAGCATATGAAACAATCCAGATATCTGGTGGATCACAGTGTTCCCCATCAACACCCTGAGATTTGATTATCTTTTTGTCCTGAGGTCTAATGTGAGATGCACAGAGTAATCATAAGGTCTGGAGCCACATGCCCTGCTCTATTAGGTTTGCAAATTACAGGGTGCACAAATGTTATAATAAATTAGTTTATATTATGTGCAACATGTAAGCTACTGATTGAATGTTTACAATAGGCCTACACATACATGCCAGCACATATAATTAAGCATGCTCTTTGATAAGAAAGTGCTACATTTTACAGGCTACGCTACCAATATTAAATGCAGACCAATCTAATGGTCTAATAATTATCCTTGATCGGATCACTGAAAACAAAGCCTACTGTCCTGAAATAGAGGCCTCCTCTCCTCGAGGCGTATCTTcggaaaaaaaatgctgtctTCTCTCGGATGACAGCTAATGTGGAAATATCTAATTCACCTATCTAATGACTCCGCACTCGTAAAAGATGCTCCGCTCCTCCAAATAAACTGCGTCAGTGCATCGTAGAGCCGGCccaccaaaataaaataaaatacgtCCTGTACAGTTAACGGAGGTTTTTTTCCCTATCCCACAGCGGCACCTCTGTCGCTGGATCAGAGGATGCTGCAGAGCACTGCGGTAAAAACGGCCGCGCGTGTTTGACGGAGCAGAGCCAGTGTGTTAAAGCTTCTGCCCCGCTGCTTTTAAACTGGTCCTATCTTAGCTTCGTCTGGAGACCACTGTATGGGCCTCACCCATGGACCGTTGCCTCACCTAGCGTTTATAGCACAAATAATGAGCGACATGGTAGCTGTAATTATGGTGAACTGGCCCTTTAAGTGAGCTCCAGTCCCGCGGGGGCGGGGTGATGATGGCATCTTTTTGTCAACAGAAGATAGTCACGTAACGCTGGATTGATCAGTCTTTAACTTTCAATACACTGCCCATATAGTTGTGGGTTCATCTTTTATAATACAATTAGATAACTAATAAGCAGCGCGTTAATGTGGCCAGTGTGATGGTATTTCATAACAATTCAACTTTGACACCAAACACCCACTCACGTTGTGTGAGGACTGCTGATGCTGTGTTGTTGTCAACCAGCTAGCATCAGCTACGCCTACGGGCAAGCTGCTGTTAGCATTTACGAGCttgcttctttttctcttgtttcaCAAACAAGTGATGGTATTTTGTATGGTATTTATATTCGTGGAATTCacgaataataataatgtgctGCAAATAGCCAGCGACGTTCCCTGTAAAAGTCAAAAGCTCGACATACCGACTTATCAAAGGTAAAGTAACTAGCGTTaaatgctaacacgctaaagcAGACCTTCACCAGGCTTCATGTTAATAATAGTGTTTTTAACGGCAACCCCTTATGTGGCGGGCCATGTTAACTAAGTTGGTGCTAGCTAAACGTGGTGCTACTCATCAAGTggaagctttatttatttatgttattgaCTGTTGCAATACTGCAACCaaacaccaaggcaaattccttgttAGTGAAAATGTATTTGGCAATAAATctaattctgattctgacaaCATATGTAGCTATGTGTCCGCCAGTATAGCAGGCAAACATGCTTTGTAAAATGCAACGTGTTTCTGTCTGCAGCTTCCTTATCTCAACTTTATGATGTTCTGACAGTTGTCAAGTTAGCAAGTTTCCTATTGATAGAATGTGATGCTTCAGATTATTAATGCATTAGCTAGCTAAATGTGGCAGTGATTATCAGGTGGATGCTCCCTTACTTCACATTCTTATCACTGATCAATACAGTTTCTGACACATCAATTATATAAAACTACTGTATTGAGTCAACTGACTGTAAAATATCAGATTGGTGACCACGTtgcactttttcatgttttaatctTCTCTATAGTTTTGTTTGACTGACCATGGATCCGACTTGCAGTGCTTCGGCTGCTCAAGCTGGTTTAAGTGTCCAGGTGTGTTTCCCCGGTGCCCGTGCGGCTGTTTTGGAGAATCTGAACCGGCAGCGGGAAGAGGGCAGGCTGTGTGACCTCTCCATCCAGGTGCAAGGACAAGTGTTCAGGGCCCACCGCTGTGTGCTCGCTGCATCCTCACCTTACTTTCATGACCAGGTAAGTCAGGGTACACCAGTTTGCAATATATTGTCTGTAcagattaatttatttatataatttaaaagttattgttgttttcacTCACTCCgtatttgtctttgttgtctttgttcctctctctccttgaAGGTGTTACTGAAGAATGTTACAACTGTTTCCTTACCCTCAGTTATGGACCCAGTGGCCTTTGAGAGTGTCCTTAGTTCCGCCTACACAGGCCAGCTAAGCATTGTGCTTGATGACATTGTTAACTATGTCACTGTGGCCAGTTTTCTCCAGATGTGGCATATCGTGGACAAATGCACTGAGATCCTGAAGAGGCCTCGGCCCCCAGCAGATGTCGGCCCTGGAGAGACCGCTGCAGCTCACCCTGGCACTGCATCTCGCCAGCAGTCCCCAAGCAGCACAGACTGCTTATATCTGGAAAgggaggaaagaaggaaggaaagaaagccTGATGCCTTGCCTCCCTTAGCTACATGGAGACGTCCACAGCAGTTTCCTAGATGGGGACGGCCACGGCCTTCATCAGCCCAGCACTTAGCCGACTCTCAACTGGACACCCTCCCTTGCTATACAGAGAGTGATTACACCAACTGGGAGGAGGCATGGGTATCGAGCCATTCCAAAACGAGCCACTTTGCTCATGATGGACCTGGCCACAATAGCCGGTACCATGGGGGGGTCCCTTGTGGTGAAGCATTAAAGCAGAAAGTCAGGTTTCAACAGCGAGCAACACCGCAGAGCGTTGTTAGACGGCTTGATAAGAACAGAGAGAGCGGGGACATTGATGAGACacaagagaagaggaagaaggagaagagagagattgAGGCGGATGAGGGAGTTGGAGAAGCAGCAGGCGTGGAGAAGAAGGGAGGCTTTGGACAAATGGGACAATGCGGTAAGATACAAAAGACTTATTTTAGTTTAAACACACATAGTATAGCTCTGTCAAACAAAATGGTGTGaattcttttttatatatatattttttatccaAAGTTCAATTACTGGTCATGTACAGGTTTTTGCAGAGGGATAGTTGAATACAGGGACGACAGAGGGAAGTTTAGTGTCTTCATGTATTTCccatagggctgcacgatattgtGATTTTACAATTGCGACATGATTTACCATATtagagggaatgatcattttgtatcattattctcattgtCATTGAAAAATTATTAAACTTTTACAAATGACTGATTAAAGTGTTTTAAGATtatacgattttttttttttagtctgtaGGACACAATTTATAGGCTGAGACGTCCTTGctgcaccacaatacttaattcagaatAGTTTGACACACATTTTGAGTTTCAGTTCCTATACAAAAACCTTGTTCAAAACCttcaagaaacaaaaacatgttttctatcgaaccatttttcttttcatataaTAAAATAAGCCAACTTTCTCAAATGTTAGTGTTTTTCCCTCATTCACAAACACAAGgtttgcttaaaaaaatgagtttaaagttgattaaaataagaaataagtaaaccaaaacatttttaaatccaaGCACCATTCAGTCCCTTCTAGGTCTATTACTTCTCCTTGTTCTGTCCatagatttgatttgatttggttttgttttacatttctcCAGCAGACTTCAACCCAATTTCAAATGAGAATGTAGGACAAGTCACGGGCaaggcgggtgtggaggagacaAAGGAAAAAGTGCAAAGAAATTTGGTAGGAAGAGATCCTTCTTCAGACCTGCCCAGTGATCAGGCTTGCCAAACAGGTGAAGCAGTTCCGGGCCCTTCCTGTCCAGTCTCGGACCGACTGCAGTGGCAGACAAGTCCCTGGTCTCAACAAGACCAGAGGCCGCAGGAAGTAGAGGGTGGCAGCTGCAGTAAAGACGAGGATGAAGACGATAAGGAGGAGGATGTGGACTTTGAATGTTTCACAGAAGGGATGTTTAGTAGAGACACATATGATGAGATTGAAGATGGCACAGGACAAGTTTCCCAGAGGCCTTTAGTGCCTGTGTCTCCTGACTTCACCACGACAGGCTCGGAGGTGAACTGGCCCTCCACCAGCGTGGGACAGGGTAGCTCATTGACTCCCACCTCAAGTCGCCAATTGTCTCCATCCTCTGCTGCATTTCCGCCACCCTCTTCACCCCCAACGCCATCTTCGTCCTCCTCAGTGTCCCTCGCTGGCGCCCCCTACACAGGCAAAGTCCACTTCTGCCACTGCGGAAAAGCCTACACCCTGAAGAGTATGCGTGACCGGCACGTGAAGATGCAGCACCTCAATCTACGGCCCTTCGGTTGTCCCGTTTGCACAAAGTCCTTCAAGATGAAGCACCACCTAACCAAGCACCTCAAGACTCATGGAGGGCTGCGGCCCTATGAGTGTGGCATGTGTGGGAAAAAAGTCATTTGGAGAGACAGCTTCCTCCGGCATCAGGCCCGATGTGAGAGACTTGCCTCCAGCGCCTCAGCTAACGGCAACAACGCCAGCACAGCTGCAGCGGATATGGATGACGGCTACAGTTATGGATTTGAAGACGGGGGTGCGTTTCTTGCAAACGGAGGACAAGTGAAAGTCGAAGAGGTGGACTTTCACGGGGAGATGGAGGACGGGATGCATGGCTTGTTGGGCAGTGTGTCTGGGATTGTGGATGAGCTAAGAACTCAGACACAAAACCTGGACGCCGGTAGTCATGTTTTTAAAGAGGAGGCGAGTGAGAGCTTTTGTTAAAATTAAACATGATTGTTAAagtgtatataaataaatacatgcaaGAAGGACAATGAATTACACGGTGACTTCAAAAGTCTGCGGACACAAATCACTGAAGGCGTCTGAGCTGCCGCTTTTGTTTTCATCCTTTTTATGTGCATTATTTTCATGTCTTGGATATTAaagaaacaagaagaagaaaaaaggagcaGTCGTGCTTCTTTCAAGTGATCCTTTTTAATGTGTGCTGTGCCAGGTAGCCTCAGTTCTTGTTTAGTGACGCtgtaaactgaatttgaatgcACTTCTTGAGCCAGATCAAAATTCAATGGATTTTGCACATAAATTATTTGCCATCAAtctgcattaaaaaataaatacaagggTATAAAAAAGTTTTCTGTGCCATATTGATGTATCTTCCTTCTATGTAAAGAGAAGACACCTTGGTATATATGGTAATAAAACCAGTTGTTGCAATTTATTCTACACTGTGGCTTATTTCACAACAGTTCCTTTGCAGCACAACGGTGGAGCACCAGAGGTCTCTCTTGCTCCGCACTGCAGCATCCCTTTCCTGTGATCAATTTGTGGAAAAGATTTTCACTGTGTTTGAAGAAAGCATCTTTctttaattgttaaaaaaagaccCAGAGACTCTGAAAGATGACAAGCCAATAAATGGGACTGTCATTTAATGGATTCAGGTGCATTCAGGGGGGAGATTTCCATTTCTTTGACAACATGATGTTGTGGCAATCAAAGAACAACTGCTCAAAGAGGAACAAAAGTATAACAAACTGTACaacactgtatatacacagaCGGGTAAATTACGACACAGTATAGAGATGAATGTTGATATTTTCTCTAAGTAAAGGGATGTGGCTTAATTGAATGCTTACATCACATTGGGTTGAGCATTGGAGCTTTATGTTATATCAGAATATTATTTTTGAGATTTTAATACATTTGCAGGGATATTTTCTCCTACAGACATCTGCGTGGCCAGCATCAGTATAAAGACAAACCATCGTGAAAGGTTTAGGGTATCTTTAGCCTTTTGTGTGATCGCTAAAATACGTCATACAGGAAAATTGCCTTTGTGTGATGCAGATTTTAGGCCACTGAGCCAATTATCGCTGAAACATTGCATGCAGGAGAGATGGAGCTCTTTGCTAATTGTGGTCTTAGGGGCAGTTGTCGTTGAAAAGTTATATCTCAGCATTATTTATAATGATGTGAAAAATTGTTTTTCCCAGCTCTGAGTATTATTCTTGTTCAGTTAACTGTAGCACAAAATGTACAGCTACACATAATTGGGATCTTGTGTTCGGTAGTCTGTAGAACACTTTGATATTAGGATTACTGTCTGAGATAGATGATTGGCCTCCAGAGGATGTTTCCGGAGTGTGTGGGAGTCTTCAGTTATGGATTATGGGTTGAGTTTGGGGTTAATGGAATACACACTTTATTCTTTCCCTCTTCAGTTATTTTGCTGCACAGCAAACCTTGAACATGGCTAAGACATAATGTTGCAGTCTCTGCTATTGCCATGGTTACAAACATCCTAGGTACAAATCAATCAGCGTAACTTGGGTTAGAAAATTTACATATCAAAtgctttatttcctgttttctggtgaCTTTTTCTGCAATAATTTGTGCCATTTCTTCATCAAGTTATTGTGCAAATGTCTATTCATGTAAAAGAAATTATTAGATATTTGTGGTGggttgcactggccagttttAATTATTGGGGTTTTAAATTACACCTATGGTCAAATGTGAGG
Above is a window of Etheostoma spectabile isolate EspeVRDwgs_2016 chromosome 14, UIUC_Espe_1.0, whole genome shotgun sequence DNA encoding:
- the zbtb22a gene encoding zinc finger and BTB domain-containing protein 22 isoform X3, whose protein sequence is MDPTCSASAAQAGLSVQVCFPGARAAVLENLNRQREEGRLCDLSIQVQGQVFRAHRCVLAASSPYFHDQVLLKNVTTVSLPSVMDPVAFESVLSSAYTGQLSIVLDDIVNYVTVASFLQMWHIVDKCTEILKRPRPPADVGPGETAAAHPGTASRQQSPSSTDCLYLEREERRKERKPDALPPLATWRRPQQFPRWGRPRPSSAQHLADSQLDTLPCYTESDYTNWEEAWVSSHSKTSHFAHDGPGHNSRYHGGVPCGEALKQKVRFQQRATPQSVVRRLDKNRESGDIDETQEKRKKEKREIEADEGVGEAAGVEKKGGFGQMGQCADFNPISNENVGQVTGKAGVEETKEKVQRNLVGRDPSSDLPSDQACQTGEWQTSPWSQQDQRPQEVEGGSCSKDEDEDDKEEDVDFECFTEGMFSRDTYDEIEDGTGQVSQRPLVPVSPDFTTTGSEVNWPSTSVGQGSSLTPTSSRQLSPSSAAFPPPSSPPTPSSSSSVSLAGAPYTGKVHFCHCGKAYTLKSMRDRHVKMQHLNLRPFGCPVCTKSFKMKHHLTKHLKTHGGLRPYECGMCGKKVIWRDSFLRHQARCERLASSASANGNNASTAAADMDDGYSYGFEDGGAFLANGGQVKVEEVDFHGEMEDGMHGLLGSVSGIVDELRTQTQNLDAGSHVFKEEASESFC
- the zbtb22a gene encoding zinc finger and BTB domain-containing protein 20 isoform X1 produces the protein MDPTCSASAAQAGLSVQVCFPGARAAVLENLNRQREEGRLCDLSIQVQGQVFRAHRCVLAASSPYFHDQVLLKNVTTVSLPSVMDPVAFESVLSSAYTGQLSIVLDDIVNYVTVASFLQMWHIVDKCTEILKRPRPPADVGPGETAAAHPGTASRQQSPSSTDCLYLEREERRKERKPDALPPLATWRRPQQFPRWGRPRPSSAQHLADSQLDTLPCYTESDYTNWEEAWVSSHSKTSHFAHDGPGHNSRYHGGVPCGEALKQKVRFQQRATPQSVVRRLDKNRESGDIDETQEKRKKEKREIEADEGVGEAAGVEKKGGFGQMGQCADFNPISNENVGQVTGKAGVEETKEKVQRNLVGRDPSSDLPSDQACQTGEAVPGPSCPVSDRLQWQTSPWSQQDQRPQEVEGGSCSKDEDEDDKEEDVDFECFTEGMFSRDTYDEIEDGTGQVSQRPLVPVSPDFTTTGSEVNWPSTSVGQGSSLTPTSSRQLSPSSAAFPPPSSPPTPSSSSSVSLAGAPYTGKVHFCHCGKAYTLKSMRDRHVKMQHLNLRPFGCPVCTKSFKMKHHLTKHLKTHGGLRPYECGMCGKKVIWRDSFLRHQARCERLASSASANGNNASTAAADMDDGYSYGFEDGGAFLANGGQVKVEEVDFHGEMEDGMHGLLGSVSGIVDELRTQTQNLDAGSHVFKEEASESFC
- the zbtb22a gene encoding zinc finger and BTB domain-containing protein 20 isoform X2; protein product: MDPTCSASAAQAGLSVQVCFPGARAAVLENLNRQREEGRLCDLSIQVQGQVFRAHRCVLAASSPYFHDQVLLKNVTTVSLPSVMDPVAFESVLSSAYTGQLSIVLDDIVNYVTVASFLQMWHIVDKCTEILKRPRPPADVGPGETAAAHPGTASRQQSPSSTDCLYLEREERRKERKPDALPPLATWRRPQQFPRWGRPRPSSAQHLADSQLDTLPCYTESDYTNWEEAWVSSHSKTSHFAHDGPGHNSRYHGGVPCGEALKQKVRFQQRATPQSVVRRLDKNRESGDIDETQEKRKKEKREIEADEGVGEAAGVEKKGGFGQMGQCDFNPISNENVGQVTGKAGVEETKEKVQRNLVGRDPSSDLPSDQACQTGEAVPGPSCPVSDRLQWQTSPWSQQDQRPQEVEGGSCSKDEDEDDKEEDVDFECFTEGMFSRDTYDEIEDGTGQVSQRPLVPVSPDFTTTGSEVNWPSTSVGQGSSLTPTSSRQLSPSSAAFPPPSSPPTPSSSSSVSLAGAPYTGKVHFCHCGKAYTLKSMRDRHVKMQHLNLRPFGCPVCTKSFKMKHHLTKHLKTHGGLRPYECGMCGKKVIWRDSFLRHQARCERLASSASANGNNASTAAADMDDGYSYGFEDGGAFLANGGQVKVEEVDFHGEMEDGMHGLLGSVSGIVDELRTQTQNLDAGSHVFKEEASESFC